Below is a window of Anaerolineae bacterium DNA.
ATGCAAAACCTGGCCTGGGAGCCGCTGTGGTTGGTTGACTTTGCCACCGGCAAGATCATCAACGGTCTTGCCGACGGGGATCCGATTTACAGCGACGACTTCACCACGTTGACCATTCCTCTCCGCCAGGGCGTCGCCTGGCACGACGGCGAGCCGTTCACCGCGGCTGACGTGGTCTACACGATTGAAACGCTCGTCAAGTACGATGGCTTCAACGCTCATAGTTACTTCGCCGACAACGTTAAAAGCGTGTCTGCGCCCGACGACTATACGGTTGAGATTGAGCTAACGCAATCGAATTCGCGTTTCCACACCCGGTTCCTCGACCGTTGGGGCGTCACTCACATTATGCCCAAGCATATCTTTGAAAAGGAGGCTGATCCGGTCGCGTTCGAGTTCAATCCAGTTGTTGGCACCGGGCCGTACAAACTGCACAGTTACGATGAGAGCGGGTTCTGGACTATCTGGGAAAAGCGAGAGGATTGGGATAAAAGCCCGACCGGCATTATGTACGGTGAGCCAAAGCCCAAGTACGTTGTCCTCCAGTATTTTGCCAATGAGGGTGCCAAAATTTTGGCTCAATTGACCCACCAGGCCGACTATTTAAATCTCTCGTCGGATGGGCTTAAGGCCGTGTTGGCGCAGTGCGAATCGTGCCGGGCTTATCAGCCCACTTTCCCCTGGGTGGTGAACAACGACCCGTGTATTACCGGCATTGTCTTCAACTCAACCATACCGCCGTACGATAACAAAGACGTCCGCTGGGCGCTGCTGCTGGCCATTAATATTCCCGAGTACATGGGCATCGCCGTTGATGGCACCGGCGTATTAAGTCCGGTCCACATCCCGTCGCTCGGTACTTACCCCGAAAACTTTATTAAACCCATGGTGTCGTGGTTAACCGACTTTGAATTGGATCTGGGCAACGGCGAAAAATTCAAGCCGTACGACCCCACCGCTCCCGCTCAAGAAGCGGAGTACGCCGTGGGCAGGGGCTACATCTTCCCCAATGACCCGGCCTACATCGAAAAGGCGTTTGGCATTGGCTGGTACAAGTACGCGCCCGACGAGGCCGCCAAGCTCCTTGAGAAGAACGGCTTCTCCAAAAACGCCGATGGCCAGTGGCTTCTGCCGGACGGCGAGCCCTGGCAGATTAGGTGTGTGAGCAATACGGACACCACCACGCACGGCTATAGAAACTGCATAGCCGCGACCCAGCAGTGGAAGAAGTTCGGCATTGACGCGGAACCCTACCCCACGGAAGCGGCGGCAGATTTGAACAACACCGGCGACTTTGAGGTTTCAGGCAACTGGCCGGCTCAAGAACCCTGGGGCGCTGGCCCTGACCTGTACCGCACGCTCGACTTGTGGAACTCCGAGTACGTGAAGCCGAACGGTGAGGTAACCGGCGGACAAGTGGGACGTTGGTCAAGCCCGGAGATGGATGCCGTTATCAAGAAACTGCGCGAAACCGACCCCACCGACTCCGAAGCGGTGATCGAGGTCGGTATCGAGGGTCTCAAAATTGCTGTCACCGAGATGCCCGGCATCCCCACCTATGGGTACGTGGGCTTCATGTCATGGGACGAGACCTACTGGTCCAACTGGCCTGGTAGTGAAAATGCCTACACCCAACCCTATGCCCACTGGGGTAACTTCAAATACATGATGCCGTTCCTGGAACCGACCGGCAAGTAATTTGTAAAAATATCGGTCCGATTTCCCCGGGTGGGCGATAAAGCTCGCCCGGGGAATATTCAATGGCTAGAGAAGCAGAGGAGAAAACAGCCTTGACATTTATCAGACGCTATCTCATTCCACGGCTTATTCAGTATGTTTTAGTCACTTTCCTGGGCATCACCGCCGTGTTCTTTATTCCTCGTTTCTTGCCCAATGACCCGATTGTCAGAACGATTACGGCCATACAATCGCGGGGCGCGACTCTGGACCCGGCCACGATAGATGAAACTGTGACAAATTTGAAAAGGATGTACGGACTTGAAGGTTCTTGGCTTGAGCAGTATGGTAACTTTTGGTTGAGGTTGTTCCGGGCAGACTTTGGCGTTTCTTTCTTTCAGTTTCCCACGCCGGTGAGTAAGTTGATAGGCATAGCCCTGCCGTGGACGGCCGGCCTGCTGCTGACCACGACGTTCCTCAACTGGACACTTGGGAACATTATTGGCGGATTGGCCGGTTATTACTCTCGCAATCGCTGGTCGCGGGCCCTTGATGCCGTGGCCATGGTCATCCGTCCGCTGCCGTATTACATCTTTGCCTTTGCCCTGTTGCTGCTGTTAGCCTACTGGGTCAGGTGGTTTCCCGTTTCTGGGGGGACCGCCATTGGCCGGAAGGTAGCCTTCAATTGGCCCTTCATTAAGGATGTGCTCTGGCACTCGTTCTTGCCTGCCCTGTCGCTGACCATCCTGGGCGGGGCGGTCAACTTTCAGACGATGAAGCTGATTGTGCAGAACGTCAATGCCGAGAACTATGTGCAATACGCCAAGCTCGGCGGCATCAACGAAAGCAGGATCGTGTCGAAATACGTGATCCGAAACGCGATACTGCCGCAAATTACGAATCTGGCGCTGGCGCTTGGCCAGATTTTCAGCGGCGCCCTGATTACAGAAATTGTCTTCTCCTATCCTGGGCTTGGCACATTGCTTTACAATGCCATCGTTACCGGGGACTATAATCTGATTATGGGCATCACAACCATTTCGATTGTGGCGATCACAACGGCAATTCTCGTTGTTGATCTGCTGTATCCTTTCTGGGATCCGAGAATCAGATACATGTAAGGAGTGCGGAAATTGTGAAAACATTCAGAGACCTTTTCAGGGATTACAGGTTTGCGTTGAGTTTTTGCGTCCTGTGCCTGCTGCTCATCCTGGCTGCCCTGTCCATTTTTGCGCCCTACGACCCGACTCTCTGGGGAGTTGTACCAAGAGACCTAAAACCATCGTGGACCTATCTCCTGGGCACCGATTCCAAGGGGCAAGATATTTTCTGGCAAGCCACGTTTGCGGTGCGTAACTCGCTAACCATCTCGGTGATTGCGGCCACGGCGTCGCGGATTATCGCGATTTTGGTCGGCATGGTGGCCGGTTATCGGGGTAAGGGCGCCGACAGGGGTTTGATGTTCATCAGCGACAGCCTGCTGGTGATACCGTTATTTCTCATCATCGTATTGTTGGCCATGTTGGTGCGGGATAGGATGAATCTCGTCACATTGGGGTTGCTGCTGGCGTTTTTCGGCTGGGCCTGGGATGCGCGGGTCATCCGGTCGCTGATATTGAGTTTGCGTGAACGTGAGTTCACCCAAACGGCTATTCTCTCGGGCACCGGCACGGTGCGCCTGGTGCTAAACGAGTATATGCCCTACGCGACGCCCCTGGTGTTTTCCACCCTGATCAATAACATGGCCTGGGCGATTGGGCTAGAGATAACCCTGGCTATTTTGGGCCTGATCAACCCTAACCTTCCGACGCTCGGCACGATGCTCCAATCGGCGATTATCCATCAGGCGGTGTTGTTGGGGCGCTGGTGGTGGGTATTAACCCCGGTCATCCTCTCAATTTTTCTATTTGTGGCCTTGTACTGGCTTTCGGTCAGTATTAGCGAGTACCTCGATCCACGAACCCGGATCCAACGTGTCGGAGGGCAATAAGCGCTATGACGATGACGATACTCAGGACTGAACAACTGAAAACCTTCTACGTGCTCGACGTTTTTGGAACCCAAAAGGTAGTGAAAGCGGTCAACGAGGTTGACCTCGTGATTCGGGAGAACGAAGTCTATGGAATTGCCGGCGAAAGTGGCTGTGGCAAAACCACGCTGCTGAAGGCGCTGGTTGGGGCCATTGAGCCGCCGCTGAGACTGGTGGGCGGCAAGGTTTACTACCGCGTTAACGGCGAGGAAATTGATGTTGCTTCTCTTGGCCCAGAAGCCAAGCGCAGGCTGCGCTGGGAGTATATTTCTTACGTGCCGCAAGGTTCAATGAGCGTGCTCAATCCCGTGATTAAGCTGAAAGAAACTTACCAGGATTTTATTGAGAGTCATGTGAGCCGAAAAACTAGAGAGGAAGCCCTTGAGATTGCCAAAACACATATTGCAGAATTGGGCTTACCGCCGAAGATTTTGGAGGCTTATCCGCACCAGTTGTCCGGCGGCATGCGCCAACGGGTGACCATCGCCCTGGCTGCGCTGCTCAAGCCCCGGATCATCGTTGGGGATGAGCCAACCACGGCCCTTGATGTGGTTGTGCAAAGGGGAGTGGTGCAGCTTCTAAAGGATATTCAAGAAAAATTGCAAAACACAATTATTTTGGTCACGCACGATATGGGCGTTCAGGCCAATATCGCCGACCGGATCGGGATTATGTACGCCGGCAAGATGGTCGAAGAGGCCACCACTGAGAAAATTTTCGGCGAGCCGGTCCATCCCTACACCCAGTATTTGATTAACTCTCTGCCCAAGTTTGGGGATAAGTCAACCCGGGAGAGCGCGCCCGGCAGCCCGCCCTCGCTGATAGATCTGCCCAGCGGTTGCCCCTTCCACCCCAGGTGTCCCTACGTTTTAGATATTTGCACCAAACAAATGCCGGGTTTTATTGATTTAGATACCAACCACAAAGTTGCTTGTTGGTTAGTTGGAGAAGGAGAAAATGAAAAAAATTCTTGAAGTTGATCAACTGACCAAAGTTTTCTCCTTTGGGAGTATGATTTCGCGGGTTAGAATAACGGCCACCGATAAGGTATCGTTTTACATCAAACCGGCGGAGATTTTTGCCCTGGCCGGTGAAAGTGGTTGTGGCAAATCAACCACTGCCAGAATGGTTTTAGGTATTGAAGAACCAACCTCCGGGATGATCATTCATAATGGTGAAAAAGCCAAGAAAAATGAAAAAGTTTGGTTCACCCAGGACATCCAGGCCATTTTTCAGGACCCCTTTGGCACGTTCAACCCCTTGAGAATAGTTGACCGGTATTTTTTTGAAACTGTCCAGAATTACAAGCTGGCCAAAAATAAAAAAGCGGCCGTTGGTTTGATTGATCAAAAATTAAAAGCGGTGGGCCTTTCTTACGAAGAGTTTGTCGGCAAATATCCCAGCGAGTTCTCCGGGGGTCAGTTGCAGCGGATTTCCATCGCCCGGGCCTTGCTCAC
It encodes the following:
- a CDS encoding ABC transporter permease; its protein translation is MTFIRRYLIPRLIQYVLVTFLGITAVFFIPRFLPNDPIVRTITAIQSRGATLDPATIDETVTNLKRMYGLEGSWLEQYGNFWLRLFRADFGVSFFQFPTPVSKLIGIALPWTAGLLLTTTFLNWTLGNIIGGLAGYYSRNRWSRALDAVAMVIRPLPYYIFAFALLLLLAYWVRWFPVSGGTAIGRKVAFNWPFIKDVLWHSFLPALSLTILGGAVNFQTMKLIVQNVNAENYVQYAKLGGINESRIVSKYVIRNAILPQITNLALALGQIFSGALITEIVFSYPGLGTLLYNAIVTGDYNLIMGITTISIVAITTAILVVDLLYPFWDPRIRYM
- a CDS encoding ABC transporter substrate-binding protein is translated as MEVTRIVEVEGTPVVETVIETQEVVVTATPVPVEKEEAPDVLGVLPRNETVIADILTGRVGTPGNFNDWVGWKWRDRGMQNLAWEPLWLVDFATGKIINGLADGDPIYSDDFTTLTIPLRQGVAWHDGEPFTAADVVYTIETLVKYDGFNAHSYFADNVKSVSAPDDYTVEIELTQSNSRFHTRFLDRWGVTHIMPKHIFEKEADPVAFEFNPVVGTGPYKLHSYDESGFWTIWEKREDWDKSPTGIMYGEPKPKYVVLQYFANEGAKILAQLTHQADYLNLSSDGLKAVLAQCESCRAYQPTFPWVVNNDPCITGIVFNSTIPPYDNKDVRWALLLAINIPEYMGIAVDGTGVLSPVHIPSLGTYPENFIKPMVSWLTDFELDLGNGEKFKPYDPTAPAQEAEYAVGRGYIFPNDPAYIEKAFGIGWYKYAPDEAAKLLEKNGFSKNADGQWLLPDGEPWQIRCVSNTDTTTHGYRNCIAATQQWKKFGIDAEPYPTEAAADLNNTGDFEVSGNWPAQEPWGAGPDLYRTLDLWNSEYVKPNGEVTGGQVGRWSSPEMDAVIKKLRETDPTDSEAVIEVGIEGLKIAVTEMPGIPTYGYVGFMSWDETYWSNWPGSENAYTQPYAHWGNFKYMMPFLEPTGK
- a CDS encoding ABC transporter ATP-binding protein encodes the protein MKKILEVDQLTKVFSFGSMISRVRITATDKVSFYIKPAEIFALAGESGCGKSTTARMVLGIEEPTSGMIIHNGEKAKKNEKVWFTQDIQAIFQDPFGTFNPLRIVDRYFFETVQNYKLAKNKKAAVGLIDQKLKAVGLSYEEFVGKYPSEFSGGQLQRISIARALLTDPTLLIADEPVSMVDASIRMSIVNLFKKLKEELGVSVLYITHDLATAYYMSDRIAIMFRGNIVEMGPVEKVLMEPKHPYTRLLRESIPEADPAKRWDKRVNLSELEHEEYLREGCKFAGRCPLVMDICKQAAPAEVYVDGVLVKCYKYPGD
- a CDS encoding ABC transporter permease; protein product: MKTFRDLFRDYRFALSFCVLCLLLILAALSIFAPYDPTLWGVVPRDLKPSWTYLLGTDSKGQDIFWQATFAVRNSLTISVIAATASRIIAILVGMVAGYRGKGADRGLMFISDSLLVIPLFLIIVLLAMLVRDRMNLVTLGLLLAFFGWAWDARVIRSLILSLREREFTQTAILSGTGTVRLVLNEYMPYATPLVFSTLINNMAWAIGLEITLAILGLINPNLPTLGTMLQSAIIHQAVLLGRWWWVLTPVILSIFLFVALYWLSVSISEYLDPRTRIQRVGGQ
- a CDS encoding ABC transporter ATP-binding protein, whose protein sequence is MTILRTEQLKTFYVLDVFGTQKVVKAVNEVDLVIRENEVYGIAGESGCGKTTLLKALVGAIEPPLRLVGGKVYYRVNGEEIDVASLGPEAKRRLRWEYISYVPQGSMSVLNPVIKLKETYQDFIESHVSRKTREEALEIAKTHIAELGLPPKILEAYPHQLSGGMRQRVTIALAALLKPRIIVGDEPTTALDVVVQRGVVQLLKDIQEKLQNTIILVTHDMGVQANIADRIGIMYAGKMVEEATTEKIFGEPVHPYTQYLINSLPKFGDKSTRESAPGSPPSLIDLPSGCPFHPRCPYVLDICTKQMPGFIDLDTNHKVACWLVGEGENEKNS